The following are encoded in a window of Mumia flava genomic DNA:
- a CDS encoding bifunctional nuclease family protein, with protein sequence MRELDVVGVRVEMPSNNPLVLLRETAGPRYLPIWIGAVEATAIAFAQQGVVPPRPLTHDLLKDVVEALGDELSEVRITDVKDHVFYAVLVFESGTEVEARPSDSIALALRTGAPIYCDDEVLTESSVGVPDEEEAEVEKFREFLDEITPEDFEEGSS encoded by the coding sequence GTGCGGGAGCTCGATGTGGTCGGAGTCCGGGTGGAGATGCCCAGCAACAATCCTCTCGTGCTCCTGCGCGAGACCGCGGGGCCGAGATACCTGCCGATCTGGATCGGCGCGGTGGAGGCGACGGCGATCGCCTTCGCCCAGCAGGGCGTGGTTCCGCCGCGCCCGCTGACCCACGACCTGCTCAAGGACGTCGTCGAGGCGCTCGGCGACGAGCTGAGCGAGGTGCGGATCACCGACGTCAAGGACCACGTGTTCTACGCGGTGCTGGTCTTCGAGTCGGGCACCGAGGTCGAGGCGCGGCCGTCGGACTCGATCGCGCTGGCGCTGCGGACCGGGGCTCCCATCTACTGCGACGACGAGGTGCTGACCGAGTCGTCGGTGGGGGTGCCGGACGAGGAGGAGGCGGAGGTCGAGAAGTTCCGCGAGTTCCTCGACGAGATCACTCCGGAGGACTTCGAGGAGGGCAGTTCGTGA
- a CDS encoding MerR family transcriptional regulator translates to MGGRHDETDDRGVDEAREAAGDQGLLFDDDVSTVPEDTGFRGPTACSAAGITYRQLDYWARTGLIEPSIRAAGGSGTQRLYSFRDVLLLKIIKSLLDAGVSLQQIRTAVQHLRDRGTDDLTAVTLMSDGASVYECRSADEVIDLLQGGQGVFGIAIGGVWREIEGTLAELPSERAADPDHAGGDLPGDELAARRRARQAG, encoded by the coding sequence GTGGGCGGCAGGCACGACGAGACGGACGACCGAGGCGTCGACGAGGCACGCGAGGCTGCCGGCGACCAGGGGCTGCTGTTCGACGACGACGTGTCGACGGTTCCCGAGGACACCGGGTTCCGCGGCCCGACGGCGTGCAGCGCCGCCGGGATCACCTACCGCCAGCTCGACTACTGGGCGCGCACCGGGCTGATCGAGCCGTCCATCCGCGCGGCCGGCGGATCGGGCACGCAGCGGCTCTACTCGTTCCGCGACGTGCTGCTGCTCAAGATCATCAAGAGTCTGCTCGACGCCGGTGTCTCGCTGCAGCAGATCCGGACGGCCGTCCAGCACCTGCGCGACCGCGGCACGGACGACCTGACCGCCGTCACGCTGATGAGCGACGGCGCGTCGGTCTACGAGTGCCGCTCCGCCGACGAGGTGATCGACCTCCTGCAGGGCGGACAGGGCGTCTTCGGGATCGCGATCGGCGGGGTCTGGCGCGAGATCGAGGGCACGCTCGCCGAGCTGCCCAGCGAGCGTGCCGCGGACCCCGACCACGCCGGCGGCGACCTTCCGGGCGACGAGCTCGCAGCGCGTCGCCGGGCGCGCCAGGCGGGCTGA
- the gcvP gene encoding aminomethyl-transferring glycine dehydrogenase, with translation MTEQPTLRDLTGARPFAQRHIGPDAVEQQTMLRALGYPDLDALMSAAVPKGIRLGETLGLRRAMSEAEASAVLRDLAARNDPGVAMIGLGYSPTITPAVIRRNVLEDPRWYTAYTPYQPEISQGRLEALLNFQTMIGDLAGLPTANASLLDEATAAAEAMTLARRAVRGNAAKPFVVDGGCLPQTLAVVRTRAEAMGIEIVEADLSAGLPEGDLCGALIAYPRADGGVGDPSDLIAAVHDRGAIAVVVADPLALCLLEAPGAMGADVVVGSSQRFGVPMFYGGPHAGFMAVRSGLERHLPGRLVGVSVDAEGRPAYRLALQTREQHIRRDRATSNICTAQVLLAVAAAMYAVYHGPEGLRAIATQVHRSAAVLAAGLRTGGVEVLADTFFDTVVAHVPGGADAVVAAARREGIHLRRVDADHVGVSTSEVTTPAHLETVWRAFGLDDLDLDAVDASTPDALPHGLLRTEPMLQHPVFGTHHSETEMLRYLKRLGDRDFALDRGMIPLGSCTMKLNATTEMEPISWPGFAELHPFVPAEDAIGMLTLIEQLEGWLAEVTGYAATSVQPNAGSQGELAGLLAIRGYHRSRGEASRDVCLIPSSAHGTNAASAVMAGMRVVVVAASDDGEVDLDDLRTKCAEHAEDLAAIMVTYPSTHGVYEHGITELCDVVHEAGGQVYVDGANLNALLGHAKPGEFGGDVSHLNLHKTFCIPHGGGGPGVGPVGVAEHLVPFLPSHPLAPLSRHREGVGTISAAPYGSAGILPISWAYVAMMGAEGLTEATSVAVLSANYVARRLADAYPILYAGDHDLVAHECILDLRDLTKRTGITVEDVAKRLIDYGFHAPTMSFPVAGTLMVEPTESEPLVELDRFCDAMLAIRAEIDAVAAGDVSAEDSPLRGAPHTMAALAGPWDRAYDRDRGAFPSGSHVDKYWPAVARIDQAYGDRNLVCACPPPDAFADA, from the coding sequence ATGACCGAGCAGCCCACCCTCCGTGACCTCACCGGCGCCCGTCCGTTCGCGCAGCGGCACATCGGCCCGGACGCCGTCGAGCAGCAGACGATGCTGCGCGCCCTCGGCTACCCCGACCTGGATGCCCTGATGAGCGCGGCGGTGCCGAAGGGGATCCGCCTCGGTGAGACGCTCGGCCTGCGACGCGCCATGTCCGAGGCCGAGGCGAGCGCGGTGCTGCGCGACCTGGCCGCGCGCAACGACCCCGGTGTCGCGATGATCGGGCTCGGCTACAGCCCGACGATCACGCCCGCGGTGATCCGGCGCAACGTGCTGGAGGATCCGCGCTGGTACACCGCGTACACGCCGTACCAGCCCGAGATCTCCCAGGGCCGGCTCGAGGCCCTGCTGAACTTCCAGACGATGATCGGCGACCTCGCCGGACTGCCGACGGCGAACGCGTCGCTGCTCGACGAGGCGACCGCGGCGGCCGAGGCGATGACGCTCGCGCGACGCGCCGTCCGCGGCAACGCGGCGAAGCCGTTCGTGGTCGACGGCGGATGCCTGCCGCAGACGCTCGCCGTGGTCCGGACCCGCGCGGAGGCGATGGGGATCGAGATCGTGGAGGCGGACCTGTCGGCCGGGCTGCCCGAGGGTGATCTCTGCGGCGCGCTGATCGCGTACCCGCGCGCCGACGGAGGGGTCGGCGACCCGTCCGACCTGATCGCGGCCGTGCACGACCGCGGCGCGATCGCGGTCGTCGTCGCCGACCCGCTGGCGCTGTGCCTGCTCGAGGCGCCGGGCGCGATGGGCGCGGACGTGGTGGTCGGCTCGAGCCAGCGGTTCGGCGTGCCGATGTTCTACGGCGGTCCGCACGCCGGCTTCATGGCGGTCCGCTCGGGGCTCGAGCGGCACCTGCCGGGCCGGCTCGTCGGCGTGTCCGTCGACGCCGAGGGCCGGCCGGCGTACCGGCTCGCCCTGCAGACCCGCGAGCAGCACATCCGCCGTGACCGCGCGACCTCGAACATCTGCACCGCGCAGGTGCTGCTCGCCGTCGCCGCGGCGATGTACGCGGTCTACCACGGTCCCGAGGGCCTCCGCGCGATCGCGACGCAGGTGCACCGCAGCGCGGCCGTGCTCGCGGCGGGCCTCCGTACGGGCGGGGTCGAGGTGCTCGCCGACACGTTCTTCGACACGGTGGTCGCCCACGTGCCGGGAGGCGCGGACGCCGTCGTCGCCGCCGCGCGCCGCGAGGGCATCCACCTGCGCCGCGTCGACGCCGACCACGTGGGCGTCTCGACGTCGGAGGTGACGACGCCGGCGCACCTGGAGACGGTGTGGCGTGCGTTCGGCCTCGACGACCTGGACCTGGACGCGGTCGACGCGTCGACCCCGGACGCGCTTCCGCACGGGCTGCTGCGGACCGAGCCGATGCTGCAGCACCCGGTCTTCGGGACGCACCACAGCGAGACCGAGATGCTGCGCTACCTCAAGCGCCTCGGCGACCGGGACTTCGCGCTGGACCGCGGGATGATCCCGCTCGGCTCGTGCACGATGAAGCTGAACGCGACCACCGAGATGGAGCCGATCAGCTGGCCGGGGTTCGCGGAGCTCCACCCGTTCGTCCCCGCCGAGGACGCGATCGGGATGCTCACCCTGATCGAGCAGCTCGAGGGGTGGCTCGCCGAGGTCACGGGGTACGCCGCGACCTCGGTGCAGCCGAACGCCGGCTCGCAGGGGGAGCTGGCGGGACTGCTGGCCATCCGCGGGTACCACCGCAGCCGCGGGGAGGCATCGCGCGACGTGTGCCTGATCCCGTCCTCCGCGCACGGCACCAACGCCGCGTCGGCGGTGATGGCCGGGATGCGGGTCGTCGTCGTGGCGGCGTCCGACGACGGCGAGGTCGACCTCGACGACCTGCGGACGAAGTGCGCGGAGCACGCCGAGGACCTGGCCGCGATCATGGTCACCTACCCGTCGACCCACGGCGTCTACGAGCACGGCATCACCGAGCTGTGCGACGTGGTCCACGAGGCGGGCGGCCAGGTCTACGTCGACGGTGCGAACCTCAACGCCCTGCTCGGGCACGCGAAGCCCGGCGAGTTCGGCGGCGACGTCTCCCACCTGAACCTGCACAAGACGTTCTGCATCCCGCACGGGGGTGGAGGTCCGGGCGTCGGTCCGGTCGGGGTGGCCGAGCATCTCGTGCCGTTCCTGCCGAGCCACCCGCTCGCACCGCTGTCGCGGCACCGCGAGGGCGTCGGGACGATCAGCGCGGCGCCGTACGGGTCGGCCGGGATCCTGCCGATCTCGTGGGCGTACGTCGCGATGATGGGGGCCGAGGGGCTCACCGAGGCGACGTCCGTCGCGGTGCTGTCGGCGAACTACGTCGCGCGGCGGCTCGCCGATGCGTACCCGATCCTCTACGCCGGGGACCACGACCTCGTCGCGCACGAGTGCATCCTCGACCTGCGCGACCTCACCAAGCGCACCGGCATCACCGTCGAGGACGTCGCGAAGCGGCTGATCGACTACGGCTTCCACGCCCCGACGATGAGCTTCCCGGTCGCGGGCACGCTCATGGTCGAGCCGACCGAGTCGGAGCCGCTGGTCGAGCTCGACCGGTTCTGCGACGCCATGCTGGCGATCCGCGCGGAGATCGACGCGGTCGCCGCCGGCGACGTCAGCGCCGAGGACAGCCCGCTGCGCGGGGCGCCGCACACGATGGCCGCCCTGGCGGGCCCGTGGGACCGGGCCTACGACCGCGACCGCGGTGCGTTCCCGTCGGGCAGCCACGTGGACAAGTACTGGCCCGCGGTCGCCCGGATCGACCAGGCTTACGGTGACCGCAACCTGGTCTGCGCCTGCCCGCCGCCGGATGCCTTCGCCGACGCCTGA
- a CDS encoding serine hydrolase domain-containing protein, with the protein MSPALPSTAVHLDAALAAEQVRSRMPSLVAAVVRRGEVVWSGARGRTVRAGEDERPSADTQYRIGSITKSLVAALVLLAREDGLVDLAEPVGRYVPDVPFGDATVRSLLAHAGGLPAEPAGSWWERSPGVSYEALAAAHADAQRVLPTGERFHYSNLAYGILGRLVETVRGRGWYADLTERILEPLGMTRTSYDAEGDAAQGYAVEALTGAVVPEPHQDTGAMAPAGQLWSTTGDLARWLTEIADPRVLSPASVTAMVTPQSAGPDDALAATYGLGLQQVADGDRVLVGHGGSMPGFLAGAWVDRASGVGVALLANGAYGLDGRGLVSTLVGTLLAHEPTVADEWLPTAEVPAAVREILGTWHWGHQPFVLSYADGAIRLSADGGRSFTFVPDAPDAWVGTSGYHDGETLRVERRRDGSVSHLDVGTFCYTRVPYDPSAPIPGED; encoded by the coding sequence GTGAGCCCCGCTCTGCCGTCCACCGCCGTCCATCTCGATGCTGCGCTCGCCGCGGAGCAGGTGCGCTCCCGGATGCCTTCGCTGGTCGCGGCGGTGGTGCGCAGGGGCGAGGTGGTGTGGTCGGGCGCGCGCGGCCGTACGGTCCGTGCCGGCGAGGACGAACGCCCGTCCGCGGACACCCAGTACCGGATCGGCTCGATCACGAAGTCGCTGGTCGCGGCGCTCGTCCTGCTCGCCCGCGAGGACGGGCTCGTGGACCTGGCCGAGCCGGTCGGGCGGTACGTCCCCGACGTCCCGTTCGGCGACGCGACCGTCCGGTCGCTGCTCGCCCATGCCGGTGGGCTCCCGGCGGAGCCTGCGGGGTCGTGGTGGGAGCGCAGCCCCGGCGTGTCCTACGAGGCCCTGGCGGCCGCGCACGCCGACGCGCAGCGGGTCCTGCCCACGGGGGAGCGGTTCCACTACTCGAACCTCGCGTACGGGATCCTGGGTCGCCTGGTCGAGACCGTGCGGGGACGGGGCTGGTACGCCGATCTGACCGAGCGGATCCTGGAGCCGCTCGGCATGACGCGGACGAGCTACGACGCCGAGGGCGACGCCGCGCAGGGCTACGCGGTGGAGGCGCTCACGGGCGCCGTGGTGCCCGAGCCGCACCAGGACACCGGCGCCATGGCGCCCGCGGGTCAGCTGTGGAGCACGACGGGCGACCTGGCCCGGTGGCTCACCGAGATCGCCGACCCGCGCGTGCTGAGCCCGGCGAGCGTCACCGCGATGGTCACGCCGCAGTCCGCGGGGCCGGACGACGCCCTCGCCGCGACGTACGGGCTGGGTCTGCAGCAGGTCGCGGACGGCGACCGGGTGCTGGTCGGGCACGGGGGGTCGATGCCCGGCTTCCTCGCGGGCGCCTGGGTCGACCGTGCGTCCGGCGTCGGGGTGGCGCTGCTGGCCAACGGGGCCTACGGCCTCGACGGCCGCGGGCTCGTGAGCACGCTGGTCGGGACGCTGCTGGCGCACGAGCCGACGGTCGCGGACGAGTGGCTGCCCACCGCCGAGGTTCCCGCGGCCGTCCGGGAGATCCTCGGCACCTGGCACTGGGGACACCAGCCGTTCGTGCTGTCCTACGCCGACGGCGCGATCCGCCTCTCGGCCGACGGCGGACGGTCGTTCACCTTCGTCCCCGACGCGCCCGATGCGTGGGTCGGCACCAGCGGCTACCACGACGGCGAGACCCTGCGGGTCGAGCGGCGGCGCGACGGCAGCGTCAGCCACCTCGACGTCGGGACGTTCTGCTACACCCGGGTGCCGTACGACCCGTCGGCACCGATCCCGGGGGAGGACTGA
- a CDS encoding alpha/beta fold hydrolase: protein MTNAGAPHVVIAPAMGVPSRFYRALEKEIASLGWSACTLAARGIDRDTEPPSRDNDWGYQELVASLDKHVHRFRDAHPGVPVLVLGHSLGGQVAISYLLSGGDLDGVVLAGASVPYYPYYGARAWGIWALAASVPLVTAVRGHWPSKGFAGPQPRTLMRQWARLVRRRRFPHPEGALPRHALDVPAFVLQVEGDTLSVPRACRALARVFEPQAVTDWTYERSAAPDDVTIDHIAWAKAPGPALAQVRDWWERAGAAEPQSSPGIGADGSYGTRV from the coding sequence ATGACCAACGCAGGCGCACCGCACGTCGTGATCGCCCCCGCCATGGGGGTCCCGTCGCGCTTCTACCGTGCCCTGGAGAAGGAGATCGCCTCGCTCGGCTGGTCGGCGTGCACCCTGGCCGCGCGCGGGATCGATCGTGACACCGAGCCCCCGAGCCGGGACAACGACTGGGGGTACCAGGAGCTGGTCGCGTCGCTGGACAAGCACGTCCACCGGTTCCGTGACGCACACCCTGGTGTGCCCGTGCTCGTGCTCGGCCACAGCCTCGGCGGACAGGTCGCGATCTCGTACCTGCTGTCCGGCGGCGACCTCGACGGCGTCGTGCTGGCCGGCGCCTCCGTCCCGTACTACCCGTACTACGGCGCACGCGCCTGGGGCATCTGGGCGCTCGCCGCGTCGGTGCCGCTGGTCACGGCCGTCCGCGGACACTGGCCGAGCAAGGGCTTCGCCGGTCCGCAGCCCCGCACGCTGATGCGGCAGTGGGCCCGCCTGGTGCGACGCCGGCGCTTCCCGCACCCGGAGGGAGCCCTCCCGCGCCACGCGCTCGACGTCCCGGCGTTCGTCCTCCAGGTGGAGGGCGACACCCTCTCCGTGCCGCGCGCGTGCCGGGCGCTGGCTCGGGTGTTCGAGCCGCAGGCGGTCACCGACTGGACCTACGAGCGGTCCGCCGCCCCCGACGACGTCACGATCGACCACATCGCCTGGGCGAAGGCTCCCGGTCCCGCGCTCGCGCAGGTCCGTGACTGGTGGGAGCGGGCCGGCGCGGCCGAGCCTCAGTCCTCCCCCGGGATCGGTGCCGACGGGTCGTACGGCACCCGGGTGTAG
- a CDS encoding TrkH family potassium uptake protein, with protein sequence MARLRPWASVLGRFHPARTIALSFGALIALGTAVLALPVSSEDGTGTSLVTALFTATSAVCVTGLAVVDTPGHWSTFGEVAILALIQVGGFGIMTLASLLAQLVAGKLRLRLTLNTQAETKSLGIGDLRRTLARIAVVTVAVEAVTALVLTVRYMTAYGDSLATATYHGVFHAVSAFNNAGFSLNSDSLVGYAGDPWILLPICAAVILGGLGFPVIVEALRHRAVQRTTGRRGWSLHLRLTLLATVVLLVVGTLAVAVLEWRNPATLGAMPTDEKLMNAFVQSTMSRTAGFNAVDIGALGQATLLVTCVLMFIGGGSAGTAGGIKVTTFAVLAAAIWAEVRGERAAVIFQRTLSAAVIRQALTVALLGVGLVVSATTALLVMADEAFEAVMFEVVSAFGTVGLSTGLTTDLPPGGDLVLIGLMFVGRLGPITLASALALRERPQRYQYPQERPIIG encoded by the coding sequence GTGGCGCGGCTGCGGCCCTGGGCGAGCGTTCTCGGGCGATTCCACCCGGCCCGGACGATCGCGCTGTCGTTCGGCGCCCTGATCGCCCTGGGAACCGCCGTCCTCGCCCTGCCGGTCTCGAGCGAGGACGGCACCGGGACCTCGCTCGTGACCGCGCTGTTCACCGCCACGTCGGCGGTGTGCGTGACCGGCCTGGCCGTGGTCGACACCCCCGGGCACTGGAGCACGTTCGGCGAGGTGGCGATCCTCGCGCTGATCCAGGTCGGCGGCTTCGGGATCATGACCCTCGCCTCGCTGCTCGCACAGCTCGTCGCCGGCAAGCTCAGGCTGCGCCTGACCCTCAACACGCAGGCGGAGACCAAGTCGCTCGGCATCGGAGACCTCCGCCGGACGCTCGCACGGATCGCGGTCGTGACCGTGGCCGTGGAGGCCGTCACCGCGCTCGTCCTCACGGTCCGCTACATGACCGCCTACGGCGACAGCCTCGCGACCGCGACCTACCACGGCGTCTTCCATGCGGTCTCGGCCTTCAACAACGCCGGCTTCAGCCTGAACTCCGACAGCCTGGTCGGCTACGCGGGCGACCCGTGGATCCTGCTCCCGATCTGCGCCGCGGTGATCCTCGGTGGACTCGGCTTCCCGGTGATCGTCGAGGCCCTGCGCCACCGTGCGGTGCAACGCACGACCGGTCGTCGGGGCTGGTCGCTGCACCTGCGCCTGACGCTGCTCGCGACCGTCGTGCTGCTCGTGGTCGGCACCCTCGCCGTCGCCGTGCTCGAGTGGCGCAACCCGGCCACGCTCGGCGCGATGCCGACCGACGAGAAGCTCATGAACGCCTTCGTGCAGTCCACGATGAGCCGGACGGCGGGCTTCAACGCGGTCGACATCGGTGCGCTCGGGCAGGCCACCTTGCTCGTGACGTGCGTGCTCATGTTCATCGGGGGCGGCTCGGCCGGCACGGCCGGCGGGATCAAGGTCACGACGTTCGCCGTGCTCGCCGCCGCGATCTGGGCCGAGGTCCGCGGCGAACGAGCCGCGGTGATCTTCCAGCGCACGCTGTCGGCAGCCGTGATCCGACAGGCGCTGACCGTGGCGCTGCTCGGCGTCGGACTGGTGGTCTCCGCGACGACCGCGCTGCTCGTGATGGCCGACGAGGCGTTCGAGGCGGTCATGTTCGAGGTGGTCTCCGCGTTCGGGACCGTCGGGCTGTCCACCGGTCTGACCACGGACCTCCCGCCCGGCGGCGACCTCGTCCTGATCGGGCTCATGTTCGTGGGCCGCCTCGGCCCGATCACCCTCGCCTCGGCCCTGGCCCTGCGCGAGCGGCCGCAGCGCTACCAGTACCCGCAGGAGCGCCCCATCATCGGATGA
- a CDS encoding formate dehydrogenase accessory sulfurtransferase FdhD, giving the protein MSRPTARRRVVEWADGSLRAREDRVLTEEPLEIRVSAAGEPPRRFGVTMRTPGADFELAAGLLLAEGVVAGIDDLARVAYCTDETLRPDQRFNVVTVDLTGPVRRSWVDRQARATSACGVCGTDSLDEVEALAGRTASDRAHAAPAPPWDPALLAALPDRLRTRQQQFDRTGGAHAAGIFTDDTSTADSGTVVVREDVGRHNAVDKAVGYALLNRVDVAGDALCTSGRVGFEIVQKAAVAGIGAVVGVGAPTTLAIDLAERAAITLAAFARDGRVVLHHVPQPAVAG; this is encoded by the coding sequence ATGAGCAGACCCACCGCGAGGCGACGCGTGGTCGAGTGGGCCGACGGCTCGCTGCGCGCCCGCGAGGACCGCGTGCTGACCGAGGAGCCGCTCGAGATCCGGGTGTCGGCCGCAGGCGAGCCCCCGCGCCGCTTCGGCGTGACGATGCGCACGCCGGGCGCGGACTTCGAGCTGGCTGCCGGGTTGCTGCTCGCGGAGGGCGTCGTCGCGGGGATCGACGACCTCGCCCGGGTCGCGTACTGCACCGACGAGACGCTGCGGCCCGACCAGAGGTTCAACGTCGTCACGGTCGACCTCACGGGGCCGGTGCGCCGCTCCTGGGTGGACCGGCAGGCCCGCGCCACGTCGGCCTGCGGCGTCTGCGGGACCGACTCCCTCGACGAGGTCGAGGCGCTCGCCGGGCGCACCGCCTCGGATCGCGCGCACGCCGCGCCCGCTCCTCCGTGGGATCCGGCGCTGCTCGCCGCGCTCCCCGACCGGCTGCGCACCCGCCAGCAGCAGTTCGACCGCACCGGCGGCGCGCACGCCGCGGGAATCTTCACCGACGACACGAGCACCGCCGACAGCGGCACGGTCGTGGTGCGCGAGGACGTGGGCCGGCACAACGCCGTCGACAAGGCCGTCGGGTACGCGCTCCTCAACCGCGTCGACGTCGCCGGGGACGCGCTGTGCACCAGCGGCCGTGTGGGGTTCGAGATCGTCCAGAAGGCCGCAGTCGCCGGGATCGGCGCGGTCGTCGGCGTCGGCGCTCCGACGACGCTCGCGATCGACCTGGCCGAGCGTGCCGCGATCACGCTGGCGGCCTTCGCTCGCGACGGACGCGTCGTCCTCCACCACGTCCCCCAGCCCGCCGTGGCCGGCTGA